A genomic stretch from Bacillus sp. N1-1 includes:
- a CDS encoding LutB/LldF family L-lactate oxidation iron-sulfur protein — protein sequence MSIKIGHKPYAERIQDGLNNSFMRKAVSSAQGRFRSGRLKAAEELGDWEDWRTLGEEIRSHTMENLDYYLHQLSEQVEKRGGTVFFAETAEEANEYIQEIAKKKQAKKVVKSKSMVTEELGLNTALEQSGCEVVESDLGEWILQLDEDPPSHIVTPALHKNKEQIRETFMKKKGYTGSDDPVELAAFAREQLRQDFLKADIGITGCNFAVAESGAITLVTNEGNARMVTSLPDTQISVMGMERIVPTWEDLEVVVSLLTRAAVGQKLTSYITALTGTRLEDEVDGPEDFHLVIVDNGRSKILGTEFQSALHCIRCAACINACPVYRHVGGHSYGSIYPGPIGAVLTPLLDGYDDHKDLPYASTLCAACTEACPVKIPLHEHLIRHREIIVEREKMTTKAEKMMMMGFAKWASTPAAYKLSTKMARTTLKPWIKDDYIEKGPGPMKGWTEQRDFPAPSKERFRDWYQKRQQRSDH from the coding sequence ATGAGTATTAAAATAGGGCATAAACCTTATGCTGAACGAATTCAAGACGGTCTTAATAATTCCTTTATGAGAAAAGCTGTTTCCAGTGCGCAGGGGCGGTTCCGTTCAGGACGTTTAAAAGCAGCAGAAGAACTTGGAGATTGGGAAGATTGGAGAACCCTTGGTGAAGAGATTCGTTCTCATACGATGGAAAACCTGGATTATTATTTGCATCAATTGAGTGAACAGGTGGAAAAACGTGGTGGGACCGTCTTTTTTGCAGAAACTGCGGAAGAAGCGAACGAGTACATTCAGGAGATCGCGAAGAAAAAACAAGCGAAGAAAGTCGTTAAATCGAAATCAATGGTGACAGAAGAACTTGGATTGAATACAGCTCTTGAGCAAAGTGGATGTGAGGTAGTTGAATCGGACCTTGGTGAGTGGATTTTACAATTGGATGAAGATCCTCCCTCTCATATCGTGACCCCAGCGCTTCATAAAAATAAAGAGCAAATTCGTGAAACGTTTATGAAGAAGAAAGGCTATACCGGTTCGGATGATCCCGTTGAGCTGGCCGCTTTTGCTCGTGAACAATTGCGCCAGGATTTTCTAAAAGCAGATATTGGGATCACGGGGTGTAACTTTGCGGTTGCGGAATCTGGAGCAATCACACTTGTCACGAATGAAGGGAATGCGAGAATGGTAACCTCTCTTCCGGATACCCAAATTTCTGTGATGGGCATGGAGCGAATTGTGCCAACTTGGGAGGACTTAGAAGTTGTTGTTAGCTTGTTGACTCGTGCAGCTGTAGGACAAAAGCTTACGAGCTATATTACAGCGTTAACTGGAACACGGCTCGAAGATGAAGTAGATGGCCCGGAGGATTTCCATCTTGTGATCGTAGACAATGGACGTTCGAAAATACTAGGAACTGAGTTTCAATCGGCTCTTCATTGTATTCGCTGTGCTGCGTGTATTAATGCGTGTCCTGTTTATCGTCACGTTGGTGGGCATTCATATGGATCGATTTATCCAGGACCGATTGGAGCTGTACTTACGCCCTTGCTGGATGGATACGACGATCACAAGGACCTTCCATATGCTTCGACCTTATGTGCTGCATGTACTGAAGCATGCCCTGTCAAAATTCCGCTTCATGAACATTTAATCCGACACCGAGAAATCATCGTGGAACGCGAAAAAATGACGACCAAAGCGGAAAAAATGATGATGATGGGTTTCGCTAAATGGGCTTCCACACCAGCGGCCTATAAATTATCGACGAAAATGGCGAGAACAACGCTGAAACCTTGGATAAAAGATGACTATATCGAAAAAGGTCCAGGTCCAATGAAAGGCTGGACGGAGCAACGAGATTTCCCAGCTCCATCGAAGGAGCGTTTTCGCGATTGGTATCAAAAACGACAGCAAAGGAGTGATCATTGA
- a CDS encoding lactate utilization protein C, with translation MAIHNRERFLNNLAEQLDRTRRTEVEPPVYSVYPQERVFQGATQDELVEKLEEQCKVIHTSFTRTNLDGLGETLRTVLKNYDVTKVVGASGPRIEETGLSNVYKEIQSEGYHVHIWDENKGQENITFAEQAGAGIVFSDITLAESGTVTLFNDRYNGRSISLLPETFIAIVPKSTVVPRMTQASQLIHEEEKKGNPVSSCVSFITGPSNSADIEMNLIVGVHGPVKATYIIVDDI, from the coding sequence ATGGCCATTCATAACCGGGAAAGGTTTTTGAACAACCTGGCTGAGCAACTTGATCGAACGCGACGAACGGAAGTGGAACCACCTGTCTATTCTGTCTACCCGCAGGAGCGAGTGTTTCAAGGGGCGACTCAGGATGAGCTAGTTGAGAAATTGGAGGAACAGTGTAAGGTGATTCACACTTCATTTACTAGAACGAACTTGGATGGACTTGGAGAAACCTTACGAACGGTTCTTAAAAACTATGATGTTACCAAAGTTGTTGGTGCCAGTGGGCCAAGGATTGAGGAAACGGGCTTAAGCAACGTATACAAAGAAATCCAATCTGAAGGCTATCACGTTCACATTTGGGATGAAAACAAAGGACAAGAAAACATTACGTTTGCTGAACAAGCAGGAGCAGGAATTGTGTTCAGTGATATTACACTGGCAGAATCAGGGACCGTCACCTTGTTTAACGATCGGTATAACGGTCGATCCATTAGCTTGCTCCCTGAAACATTCATTGCCATTGTTCCAAAGAGTACGGTCGTACCTCGAATGACACAAGCGAGTCAATTGATACATGAGGAAGAAAAGAAAGGAAATCCTGTTTCTTCCTGTGTCAGCTTTATTACTGGCCCAAGCAATAGTGCTGATATAGAAATGAATTTAATTGTCGGGGTTCATGGGCCAGTGAAAGCAACCTATATCATAGTGGATGATATCTGA
- a CDS encoding MFS transporter, which produces MALKENILDQNEHTVQVDSIFRNKNFLLLWGAAFLSSFGISFFLFSESWYVVNVLNLEASLGLIYIASSIPRLLFMIISGTVADRMSKTKMMFVSDFSRGVLLVGLVLWFIFGDVTLWTFVGVAFFFGILDAFFWAAESAVIPSIIRKENLTRGNSIIQMTNQASFIIAPMLAGLLIAFGSYEMVFAITAIMLFLGSILIYLMKIPKRTEEQETSEQSFFETFKEGLLYVKESRVLVVVVLTTVFMNLFLVGPLSMGLPLFVKTILNGDAMTFSLLEAGAAVGMLIGSIVVGVLNLTKKRGKIALLALIFSGLAFIGLSFSTVLWVSILMLVIFGACLSASNIPFISAIQGMIEEKVLGRVMGLISLASMGLIPVSYAMTALLLSTGIGIDQIMAGGAVLVVLYACFVYAKFHELRNVD; this is translated from the coding sequence ATGGCGTTAAAGGAGAACATTCTTGATCAAAATGAACACACAGTGCAAGTCGACTCTATTTTTAGAAACAAAAACTTCCTTCTCTTATGGGGAGCGGCGTTTTTATCGAGTTTTGGTATTTCCTTTTTTCTTTTTTCGGAGAGCTGGTATGTCGTCAATGTTTTAAACCTTGAAGCTTCACTCGGACTTATTTACATTGCATCGAGCATACCGAGACTATTGTTTATGATCATTAGCGGTACGGTAGCTGATCGGATGAGTAAAACAAAAATGATGTTTGTATCCGATTTTTCGAGAGGCGTTTTACTTGTTGGGCTTGTTCTCTGGTTTATCTTTGGTGATGTAACACTCTGGACATTTGTAGGCGTTGCTTTTTTCTTTGGCATTCTTGACGCTTTTTTCTGGGCTGCTGAAAGTGCTGTGATTCCATCCATTATTCGGAAAGAAAACCTCACTAGAGGAAATTCTATTATTCAAATGACAAACCAGGCTTCTTTTATTATCGCTCCTATGCTGGCAGGATTATTAATTGCATTTGGAAGCTATGAAATGGTATTTGCGATAACGGCGATAATGCTTTTTCTTGGTAGTATCCTTATCTATCTTATGAAGATTCCAAAACGTACAGAGGAGCAGGAAACGAGTGAGCAATCTTTTTTTGAGACTTTTAAAGAAGGGCTTCTCTATGTAAAGGAATCAAGAGTTTTAGTTGTTGTCGTGCTGACGACGGTATTTATGAATTTGTTTCTCGTTGGACCGCTGTCGATGGGACTTCCGCTTTTCGTTAAGACGATCCTGAATGGTGACGCCATGACGTTTAGTTTATTAGAAGCTGGGGCGGCAGTTGGGATGTTAATTGGTTCTATTGTTGTCGGCGTTCTTAATTTAACGAAAAAGCGGGGGAAGATCGCATTACTTGCTCTTATCTTCTCTGGGCTTGCTTTTATCGGACTGAGCTTTTCGACAGTGCTTTGGGTGAGTATTCTTATGCTTGTGATTTTTGGTGCCTGTCTTTCTGCAAGCAACATTCCTTTTATATCGGCCATACAAGGCATGATTGAAGAGAAGGTGTTAGGCCGAGTAATGGGGCTGATCTCCCTTGCCTCCATGGGTCTTATACCAGTCAGCTACGCTATGACAGCCCTGCTGCTTTCTACCGGAATCGGTATTGATCAGATAATGGCTGGGGGAGCTGTCTTGGTTGTATTGTATGCTTGCTTTGTTTATGCGAAGTTTCATGAGCTGAGAAATGTTGATTAA